TTTGCAGCTTGACACCATAACTTGGATGGATAGATATAAAGATATAAGATAAATTGAGATGAAACAACATTTTATTGACTTGTATACAAACAGTATCATGATCTACacacaaaacaaactaaaacCAATATTGCCTTGCTGCTAGTTAGCTCCAGCATATTTGCAATAAACAATCACTATGCAATTCAGCTGCTTATTCTGCAAGATACACACACTGTATACCAAATATGCAAGATTATATTCAATTCTTCACAAGTTGTGAAACCATCGTTGCTTGAATTCTGGGTAGAATTCAAGATCAGTTCTCCACGCCTTTATCTTCCTGGTTGATGAAACCATTCTCTTTCACAGACTTAGTTGATGTTTCGTCACCCCTCATATCCTTCTTAGCAGAGCAAGTACACTTGTCCCCCTCCTTCTCTTTCTCGGCCTTTGAGCGCACCTCTTCCTCAGCCTTTTTTATCGCTTCCTTCTTCGCCAACTTGAGAGCTTTAATCAGATTCTTCAGACAAGTCTCAGCATCATCTTCATCAGACTTCGGCATCAAATGCTCTGCTACATCTGCAGGTATCATATTGGTTTCTGCCAACCGACTGCTAACTTCTGCAAACAATTCATGTGAGTCAATATCTAAATAATTCTTAGCTAGAACCTTGAATGCATCGAAGCAACAGTAGGACATTTCAATATGCCTGTCCATCCTTCCTCTCCTGATAAGTGCTGGATCAAGCTTGTCCACATAATTAGTAGTGAACACAATGATTCTTTCTCCCCCACAAGCTGACCAAAGGCCATCAATGCAATTCAGAAGCCCAGATAAAGTGACCTTGCTTACTTTGTTCTCACCTtcctctttcatcttcttttcaatgGGACTTTGCTCTTCTTTATCCTCATCTTTCCCCTTTTTCTTCTCGCGCTGACCAGTAAGATCAAGCGAGCAATCAATGTCCTCTATAACTATGACAGATTTATTTGTTGTCTCGATCAAAAGATTTTTCAACTCTGAGTTGTCCATGACTGTGGTAAGCTCAAGATCATAGACatcatagtttaaaaaattagcgATCGCAGAAATCATGGTGGATTTGCCAGTTCCTGGAGGACCATAAAGAAGATACCCTCTCTTCCAAGGCTTCCCGATTTTTGTGTAGTACTCTTTCCCATCACTGTACTTCTTGAGGTCATTCTTgatctcttccttcttctttctctccatTGCCAATGAATCAAATGTTGCAGGATGCTCAAAAGGTACATGACTCCACTTTGATTGTCTCCAGCCATACCAATTCTTGCTAGGATTATTACTGAATAGCTTTCGAATGCGGTTCCTCACTGCAACATCCTTTCCACCGGCAAGCACATGCTGAACATAAGTCCCTGTGATGAGTTCTTGATGACGTTTATGGAATCTGAGCTTGAAATACCTCTTATCGTCGTCGCTTCCATACCAAGAAATTGATTGTGTTTTGGAAGGGGCCTTATGACGCAATTCCCACCAGACTTTGACCCCTTTAAACATATCTGTTACCTCTTCTCTTTCCTCCATGCTGAGAATTAAAGACTTGCTATCTTGCACAACATCAGCCTTAAATCTTTTTGCACACAAAGTGGCTCTGGTACTGAGATAGTTTCTTATGTCAGTGAAGGCTTCATTACGCTTGAGAAATTTACCAGAGTATTCATGAAATGTAATTTCAATGTAAGGATTAAAAAAGCGAATCAATTTGTGGATAAATCTTTCACCATAGAGCCAAATTTCATAAGGGAAGTAGGTTCTAAACATAGCTGTTGCAGCTACAACTGAGGTTAGAGTAACCCAGAACTCCCCCATGGTTACCATTTTGctctattttctctctttcagAACTTGCATGTCTACTGTTATATAGAGCCCTGTTACTTTTATTCCACCGAGCATGAAAATCTACGGTTGGCCACGCGTGACAGAAAGTTGACTAGGAACCTGTTGCTGTTAAATATCTAGCAGAAAATAGGATCAGATCAAGGGCACATGTGTAACACCCGAAAACTACATAAACATACATGTTAtgcatggtggatttttccaccacatgttTTTGAATTTAGCCAAATAGTAATGtaaaggcattaaatgcctcAGAAACTTGGCTTGGAAGAAAGCCACTTTTGTTGACTGGAGGGGTGACAAATTCCCTATCAATACCCCCCTCCTCTCCTCATGAATATACACACTTCTGCATCTGCGATTTGCTTCTTGTCTCTTCACTCTtgcctctttcttcttctttcgtAGCTTTGGCTTAATGAGATAATAATTATCCTTTTGCAATTCActcattttgttatttatttcgtcatatttataacacaacataatttataaatttcttaaccAAATAGTCTTAAAtacatagttttttttcttaaacctcaaaacattataacaaaaataattatcctCAATAAAAAACATACACTCAAATAGatacaacttttttttcaatctcCTTAACTGCCCACTTTTTACTCATTTCTCAATTGTTAAATAGTCACTTACACTCCATGTCAAAATTTACTCTACAAAAAGTTGGATAATGAGAAAATAAGTTGTCAACTCGATAAGTAAAAACTAAATGAAAATATGCACGCAAATACTGACAAAAAAGGTCAAATGaaataagatatttaaatatataaaacaatatataaataccaaaatatatctaaatttttcatgtatcaatctcaagtaaaaaatatcatatataaatcttgaataaaaaaaattatatatcaatctTAAGTAaagaaacaacatataaaaatctcaagtcaaaaatatttttcagacTCATGTCACGTAATGTTACTTGTACTCCTGGTGACCtagtcaaaatttcaaaatcaaatatcacGTGTAATCTTGGTGACCCAACTAGAATTTCAAAATCAGATATCTCTCtgattaagagaaaaaatttacaCAACTCTTATATGTTTCAAGCTACCATGCAAAATCTACTCAGATTCCttaatgaaagaaattataTGAACAACACTGCTTCACTATTTTAATCTCTTTCTCAACAATTCTTctctttctaaaattaatactcaaaatttgtctttttgttttaaaagaaaatattttctctctcctttttcttttcaacgtaaactttaaaataaaatcacatttatcttcaatttaatgacaaataaaatatcttctTTCTTCGTGGCAAACTTGACGCTTATCCTTgcttttaactaataaaatgtTTTCCAAATTTGAACTTACGTTatcccctaaaaatttaaatcttttcttataataacatctatcttatttaaataatactaatgACAATAAtgataatcataataataataacaattaaataatggATATTCTAATATGCACAAGAAAACAACTCATCATAGGAATCTACTGCTTAAACTTAAAGGTAATTATCGATTTGTTACTTGTTTACGTATGTCACCGATCAAAGATATGGATAAAATTGTAACACCCCTATATAAATCCACATTGACAGAACACGAGAGGTATTGGACATGTATGAGTATTTCACATTTGGTAGGAAAGCTAAGacaatattgtttaaataacCTATGAGTACTTAAGTTGTCAAAACCCATTTTGGAATGTAAACACCAAAAGcaaaacaaattttgtttaaaataaacaatatcttaacaataaGTAAAACTATTGGATCAGGATGTTACAAAAATCCTTTTGGTTTGATTCGCTTGGACTTCCTTATGATAGGTTCCTGGAAATATGGTCACCTGGAAGCGAAGCTGTTGCCTGATGCTTGTGCCCAGTTCTCACAATCTCCAGATTCCAGCCACAACAGTCAACCCACCGAGAAGACAGAAGACAGTTTCAAGATTATAGAAATTGTAAACTGATAATATTTTACACTGTAAATGTAATGAACTGAAGTTGTATTCACTAATTTCTAGAAATAAGGATAACATTGTTCATGCAAAAGCACTGTAGCTTGCTATATTTACACTAAAATGGtaataaaacaaaagagagCTACAATTGAAAAATAACTAAACTCCAGTTTCCCTGCCAGCATTTGAGAGGCTGTTACTCTCCCCAGAATCCGATACTTCCAATATGTTTTCGCCTTTTTCCTCCTTTCCCTTGCTTCTTATGCTTCCTTTTCCCCTGCACCAAATCTTCCAGTCTTCAGCACTGGGGGCCTCTGTAGTTCCCATGATTTGTCTCCGGCAGGCTGCATGCTCCCCCGGCTGTTCATTAATGGCTGCATTCTCCTCAATTGTTTGCTGTTGTACACTTGTCGCTTCCAGGATGCTAACACTTGTCTCCCCTGCTAATTTCCCTGCTCTTCGTCTTCTATTGTTCTTCCTTACACACACGTTGGCCCTAACACCTTATCAGGTTGGTTGGATCAATCTTAACATAAATTGCAGCCCAGTATGCATATACAATCAGCAGAAAGTCCACAACATAAAAATAACCTAAAAGCTGAACACTAAGAAAGAAATCATTGTAGTATACTTCATCACTTAATCTCATTGTGAATCTGTTAACTTCCCCTTTTCCATCCTGTCAGTAATTTGCAACTAGAAACTATCACATGCATAGATAGATTTAAGATAAAGTCAGAATGAATACAGTATAATCAAAACCTCAACATTTTATTGACTTATAGACAAACAACATCATGATTTACTCACAATACAAACTCAAACCAATATTGCCTTGCTGCTAATCAGCTCTGGCATATTGACAACGAACAATCACTGCTAATCATCATAATTTCacccaaattatatacaaataaaatctaatagCTACCTAGCTGCTAATCAGCTGGAGCTAGCATTCAGTAGCAACAATCACTATGCAACTCAGGTGCTTATTCTGCGAGATATACAATACATTTACATCATTTTTCATTGCCACACTATGCACAGAATTTACAAGATCATATCCCAGTCTTCACAAGTTTCAAAACCATTGTTGCTTGAAATATGGGTAGCAGTAAAGATTATATCTCCCCTACTTTATTTTCCTTGATGATGATACCATTCCATTTCACAGACTTAGCTGGAGTTTCATCAAGCTCCCCAATCTCCTTAGCAGAGTCAGCAAACTTGTCCTGCTTCTCTTTCTCTGTCTTTGAGCGTGTTTCTTCCTCAGACTTCTTTATGGCTTCCTCCTTCACTGCCTTAAGAGCTTCAATCAGATTCTTCAAACAAGTCTCTGCATCATCGTCATCAGACTTTGACATCAAATTCCCAGCAACATCAGCTGGAGTCATATTGATTTCAGACAACAGACTACTAACTTCTGCAAACACCTCATGTGAGTCAATATCTAAGTTATTTTTAGCCAATACCTTAAATGCTTCAAAACCACAATAGGACATTTCAATATAGTTGTCCATCCTTCCTCTCCTGATAAGTGCTGGATGAAGCTTGTCCACATAACTAGTTTTGAACACAATGATTCTTTCCGCCCCACAATCTGACCAGAGGCCATCAATGAAATTCAAAAGCCCTGATAAAGTAACCTTACTTTCTGtgctttctttctcttctttcaacaCTTCTTCAAAAGGAATCAATTCCTCTTCATCAGCcgctttcttctttctcttctcgcACTGACCAGTAAGACTAATAGAGCGATCAATGTCCTCTATAACTATGACGAATTTATTTGTTGTCTCAATCAAAAGATTTTTCAACTCTGAGTTGGTCATAAAGAAGATACCCTCTCTTCCAAGGCTTTCCGATTTTTGCATAGTACTCTTTCCCCTCACTGTACTTCTTGAGGTCTTTCTTgatctcttccttcttctttctttccattGCCAATGAATCGAAAGTTGCAGGATGATCAAAAGGTACATGGCTCCACTTGTACTCTTGCAATTATATAG
The genomic region above belongs to Mangifera indica cultivar Alphonso chromosome 15, CATAS_Mindica_2.1, whole genome shotgun sequence and contains:
- the LOC123197132 gene encoding AAA-ATPase ASD, mitochondrial-like, with protein sequence MVTMGEFWVTLTSVVAATAMFRTYFPYEIWLYGERFIHKLIRFFNPYIEITFHEYSGKFLKRNEAFTDIRNYLSTRATLCAKRFKADVVQDSKSLILSMEEREEVTDMFKGVKVWWELRHKAPSKTQSISWYGSDDDKRYFKLRFHKRHQELITGTYVQHVLAGGKDVAVRNRIRKLFSNNPSKNWYGWRQSKWSHVPFEHPATFDSLAMERKKKEEIKNDLKKYSDGKEYYTKIGKPWKRGYLLYGPPGTGKSTMISAIANFLNYDVYDLELTTVMDNSELKNLLIETTNKSVIVIEDIDCSLDLTGQREKKKGKDEDKEEQSPIEKKMKEEGENKVSKVTLSGLLNCIDGLWSACGGERIIVFTTNYVDKLDPALIRRGRMDRHIEMSYCCFDAFKVLAKNYLDIDSHELFAEVSSRLAETNMIPADVAEHLMPKSDEDDAETCLKNLIKALKLAKKEAIKKAEEEVRSKAEKEKEGDKCTCSAKKDMRGDETSTKSVKENGFINQEDKGVEN